A genomic window from Lentibacter algarum includes:
- a CDS encoding TCR/Tet family MFS transporter, which yields MPSRLPVFFIVMTVVIDAMGIGLIVPVMPELIQEVHGGNIGNAAIWGGILATSFAVMQFLFSPVLGALSDSFGRRPVLLVSLLVMAADYVVMALAGSIWLLLAGRIIGGITAATHSTAMAYMADVSAPHEKAARFGLIGAGFGIGFVIGPVLGGLLADYGTRAPFWAAAALALANAALGFFVLRETITAAKARAFEWRRANPFGALRSVARLDGLKLLLVVFFFFNIATHVYPAVWAYFGAERFSWPASTIGLSLGLYGIGFAFAQGVLVRPAIRQLGPRRAVMLGMCSSIASFLLLTFITDGTLLLWLIPFFSLGAIAMPALQGTLSQAVPDNAQGELQGVLGSLSSLSMILSPVIMTQTFAHFSRQDAGLYLPGAPFLLAALIMGFALILYITDKSARQIQNAT from the coding sequence TCATGACTGTTGTCATCGACGCCATGGGCATCGGCCTCATCGTGCCTGTGATGCCCGAATTGATCCAAGAGGTTCACGGCGGCAACATCGGCAATGCGGCCATATGGGGCGGCATTCTGGCAACCTCTTTCGCAGTCATGCAGTTTCTCTTCTCACCCGTCCTTGGGGCGCTCTCTGACAGCTTTGGGCGGCGCCCCGTCCTACTCGTTAGCCTTTTGGTCATGGCCGCTGATTATGTTGTGATGGCTTTGGCCGGTTCGATCTGGCTTTTGCTCGCAGGGCGCATCATCGGCGGCATCACAGCAGCCACGCATAGCACCGCCATGGCCTATATGGCGGATGTATCCGCGCCACATGAAAAAGCTGCGCGGTTTGGGCTGATCGGCGCGGGCTTTGGCATCGGCTTTGTGATTGGTCCTGTTTTGGGCGGCCTTTTGGCAGATTACGGCACGCGCGCTCCCTTCTGGGCCGCCGCAGCGCTAGCACTCGCAAATGCTGCACTCGGCTTTTTTGTGCTGCGTGAAACGATCACCGCCGCCAAAGCGCGCGCCTTTGAATGGCGCCGCGCCAATCCCTTCGGTGCATTGCGCTCGGTTGCCCGCCTTGACGGGCTCAAGCTGCTCCTTGTGGTGTTCTTCTTTTTTAACATCGCAACCCATGTTTACCCCGCCGTCTGGGCCTATTTCGGCGCCGAGCGTTTTTCATGGCCCGCCAGCACCATCGGGCTAAGCCTTGGGCTCTACGGTATCGGCTTTGCCTTCGCCCAAGGCGTTCTGGTCCGTCCCGCCATCCGCCAGCTCGGACCACGCCGCGCTGTGATGCTGGGCATGTGTTCAAGCATCGCCTCGTTCCTTTTGCTAACCTTTATCACCGATGGAACATTGCTCCTCTGGCTTATACCCTTCTTCTCCCTAGGCGCGATCGCAATGCCCGCGCTGCAAGGCACACTCTCACAAGCGGTGCCAGACAATGCCCAAGGCGAGTTGCAAGGCGTGCTTGGCTCGCTCTCCTCGCTCTCAATGATCCTGTCTCCCGTGATCATGACCCAGACGTTCGCCCATTTCTCCCGTCAAGATGCTGGCCTATACCTGCCCGGCGCCCCCTTCCTTCTGGCCGCGCTCATCATGGGATTTGCCCTGATCCTCTACATCACCGATAAATCAGCCCGCCAAATCCAAAACGCGACGTAA